The Carassius carassius chromosome 5, fCarCar2.1, whole genome shotgun sequence DNA window gatgacactcaactctacctttcATTCCATCCTGATTATCCAATGATTGCTACTCGCATCTCAGCAAGTCTAACAGACATTTCCTGCTGGATGAAGagccatcaccttcaactcaacctttccaagacagaactgcttgtggttccaacatcgtttcatcacaatttcaccatcaagttaggcacatcaaccataactccttcaaaaacagccagaaaccttagcgttatgattgatgatcagctgattttctcagaccacattgctaaaactgtccgatcctgcagatttgctttattcaacatcaagaagatcaggccctttctctcggaacatgctgcacaactccttgttcaagctcttgttctgtccaggctggactattgcaatgctctcttggcaggtcttccagccagttctatcaaacctttacaattaatccagaacgattaatttttaatgagccgaaaagaatactcgtcacacctctgtttatcaatttgcactgtctaccaatagctgctcgcataaaattcaaggcgttgtttgcctacaaaactaccattGGCTCTGCATCCTTTTACCTACATTCATTACTTCCGATtcatgtgccctctagaagcttgtgttctgcaagtgaatggtgcattattgtgccatcccaaagaggaaCAAAATCTTTTTCACTGACTCTtacattaaatgttccctcctgatggaatgacctgcccaagtCTATCCGagcatcttcaagaatcggctaaaaaaacacctcttccatctttatttgaccctctaactctagcactttctattctaattctattcttaaaattatattaatttactgatttctcattttataatttactgttttcttaataaatatatatatatatatatatatatatatatatatatatatatatatatatatatatatatatatataaatatataaatataaagatagATATACACACGTTGGTGTGGTTGTGCATGAGTgcctatttctctctctttatatttTGCATAGTTGTtagaatttaaaattatttattcccgtaatggcaaggctgaattttcagcagccattactgcggtcttcagtgtcatatgattttGCAGaaatctttactgtcatttatgataaaaaaaaaaaaaaagattttgtgctTGCTCACAAAGGGTTATTTTAGTAGAAAGTCCACTTCATGTATGGCATGTAAATAATCCCACGGCTAATATTTAGGTCTTACAATAGCCAGTGAAGTGAAGGGCCAACTGCTCCAAACCACTGGCACAATTCACATAGACAATCGGTAGTAGGtgtcacaattttttattttattttattttttggtgcccATGCCTTGCAGGTAAACAGTGAAAATGGCATCAGGTATCTTGAGGCTTGAGGGCTAAAGTATTAGCTGTGTTTGTGATATTGCCTGTGACGGACACagtattatttttcttctgttaAAGCAGCAGCTTataaatccaaaaatgaaaattgcttaAAACGTGCTCAAcctgtaaatgagtttgtttctacaGAATAGATTTTGAGAActctagcattacatcacttgctcaccaatgaatcctctgtagtgaataAGTGCCgtcatcacaataattcacaagtaatcacatgattccagtccatcaattaatgtcttgtgcagcaaaaagctgcatgtttgtaataacttctggccaaaatgccagtccataataatgcttcctccagtgaaaaagtccatgccCTGTTTTCCTGTCAAAAGCCTGCATCAATTACTAAAGAACACataaatttttatttgaattatcccTCAGTGGGTTATTTAACAATGTATTACTATGTATTTAGAAAGGCCTTTGTTTTTCCAATACATTAAAACGCACAAATTCACattatatcttatttacagattcccAAACTTTTTGTCAGCCAAATCTCTTTCATGCCAGTTTGGGAAAACTTGAAGTAATGTTTAATTCATCTCATGAACAACAAATTGAGTATATTTTCTTTCtccttggatttaaaaaaaaaaaaattataatcagtttgatacaagattatcctatttaaatcaatgtgataaaggTAGTAATCTTCCCAGCACTGATTATGTATAGAGGACtcttgtattttggccagaaataACAGTTTGAAGTgatgtcttgatggatttatgACAAACTCAACTTTTTTCCTTCAGAAGACATTACTTGACAGACTGGAGTTGTGTagattacatgtggattattgaaatatttttatcaGCTCAGATTCTGATAGCACCCATCAACTGCAGAGGATTCACTGGTGAGTAAGATGTAAGATTTCTCAAATTCAGTTTGGAATACAGTCgaggccaaaagttttgagaattacataaatattagttttcaaaaagtttgctgctaaactgcttttagatctttgtttcagttgtttctgtgatgtactgaaatataattacaagcacttcatacgtttcaaaggcttttatcgacaattacatgacatttatgcaaagagtcagtatttgcagtgttggccccttctttttcaggacctctgcaattcgactgggcatgctctcaatcaacttctgggccaaatcctcactgatagcaacccattctttcataatcacttcttggagtttgtcagaattagtgggtttttgtttgtccacccacctcttgaggattgaccacaagttttcaatgggattaagatctggggagtttccaggccatggacccaaaatttcaacattctggtccccgagccacttagttatcacttttgccttatggcacggtgctccatcgtgctggaaaatgcattgttcttcaccaaactgttgttggattgttggaggaagttgctgttggagggtgttttggtaccattctttattcatggctgtgtttttgggcagaattgtgagtgagcccactcccttggacgagaagcaaccccacacatgaatggtgtcaggatgctttactgttggcatgacacaggactgatggtagcgctcaccttttcttctccggacaagcctttttccagatgccccaaacaatcggaaaggggcttcatctgaaaatatgactttgccccagtcctcagcagtccattcactatactttctgcagaagatcaatctgtccctgatgttttttttttggagagaagtggcttctttgctgcccttcttgacaccaggccatcttccaaaagtcttggcttcactgtgcgtgcagatgcgctcacacctgcctgctgccattcctgagcaagctgtgcactggtggcactccgatcccgcagctgaatcctctttaggagacgatcctggcgcttgctggactttcttggacgccctgaagccttctttacatgaattgaacctctttccttgaagttcttgatgatcctataaattgttgatttaggtgcaatcttagtagccacaatatccttgcctgtgaagccatttttatgcaacgcaatgatggctgcacgcgtttctttgcaggtcaccatggttaacaatggtcCTTGTTAACataagcatcaccctccttttaacatgtcaagtctgccattctaacccaatcagcctgacataatgatctccagccttgtgctcgtcaacattctcacctgagttaacaagacgattactgaaaagcaggtcctttaatgacagcaatgaaatgcagtggaaaggtttttttgggattaagttcattttcatggcaaagaaggactatgcaattcatctgatcactcttaataacattctggagtatatgcaaattgctattataaaaacttaagcagcaacttttccaatttccaatatttatgtaattctcaaaacttttggccatgactgtagaccAACTCATTTACACCTTGGATGGTCTAAAGGgcagcacatttttatttctgggtAAACTAGTCTTCTGGAATACTTTACACTATCCAGGCCAATATGTCAACTTCTGGTTCAACCAATGGTGGAAGTTTAGGGCAGGACTACCTGTCTGTCCAGACAGGACGTGCATCCCAATTTGCATACATATGCCCTATTCTGCTATTAACACAGTTTATTAACACTAAAAATTCCAATAAGTGCACTTAAAATACCCATATGAtgcacttattaaaaaaaatgaagaaacacTTCTGCAAACACACTGCAACACCCATGGTGTACTACCATTTTGTCTGGGCAAGCATCAAGAATCTAGTTATTTTCATTCTATTTATGGCAGACTCAAAAACGTATGTGTGTAGCAAAACTTTTGTATGAATGGGAAGTAATGCAAGTTTCTAAATGGGTTGATGTGACTAGTATTCAGACCACAGTCACAGAGAGTAAGAGGATGGggtttcgttttcattaaaagcTGTGTGCCATTTTATTGTAGTAttctaaatttacattaaaaaaaagaaagtctgcCCATGTCCTAGATCCATTATGAAAGTTAACGCACAAATTCCATATACATCTCATTGTATCTTACATAGAGGATAAGAGTATAGGCATGGAGGTGGCATGATCAATCACAAAGCTTAAAAGAACCAAAAgagattaaaaaaactaaacaacccTGAATAAATAGAAGGTGCTGTCTATTAGCATTGAGTATGTAAGCCACTCTTTTGAGAAGTTTAACACAAAGCCCGTAGCAAGGCAAATCTTGCACCCTCCTTTTACCAATGAAGAGAGAGGGGTGACAAGCGTAATAAAGCAGAAATGTGAGGAGTAGAGTAGAGTGAGATGACAATGGAGAGCCTAACTTGTCTGTACAAGTGCATTAGTTAGAGAGTACATCTGGTGGTTACACAGACACTAAGACATCGACGTCTAGTTAAAATGGTATAAAGCAGGTTATCTTTTATTGATACCTGCATATTCTTTTTCTCATAGGCAAGACATTTTTAAGGTGTTAATTTGCCTCGGCCAATTAGGGCAGACCATTTGAACATCCAATAGAGCACATCAGTGAGGTTTTGAAAGTAAAAATCCCATTTAATTAGTCCATAGAGAAACCAGTTTTAACGTGAAAACATCTGAAAAAGATGAGCTAAGTTtcaatgtcataaaaaaaaaaaaaaaaaaaaagaaatttactgCGAGGAACTACACTACCCATAATTCTGAAGAGAGCTCAACCAATCAAGAGACTTTGCTGCTATCATGGAAACAAAATCGCAGCAAGAGTTCAGTAACGACTACCCAATCCCATTCAGCATTGCGATATTACAAACAATTAAATGCTTGTTCAcaccaaaaataacatttgttgGGACTATTTGGTgcgataaaatgtttaattttaaatcaacAGTTGTTAATGTGTCCATTCAGACCAACATGAACCTTCGTACACCATCAATGCGacaatttatttatgttttacagaAAGGTGTTCTATTCCTTTTCCATTGCACTGCGAAGAAAACTGGAAAAACCAATAAGATTTTCACATGTAATAACATGTCCAGAGCCACTACTGTTACAGttcaaattagcatttttatttagcCTGTCCAACATTTAGATGTATTGGTATAAACAGACAAATTCTTATGCAAAATTGAACCATTCTTGGAAAACAGTATTTAAATCTCCTCAAACCTTCAAAGTacgtttttattttgaaatacaaattaaaattgcATATGGTACGTCGTGATTTATCTTGGAACTGGTCAGTTTAGTTTTTGCCTTAAAAAAAATGATccttatggagaaaatgaatgggaaaccTCTGTCGCTGATAAAAAGTGCGGTCACTGTTGTGCTCTACAGTGTCACAGATGAGGAGGGGAAGATTGGAGCCGAGGGACATAAGcatttagcagtttttttttgcGAAGCTACTGCAGGTTTCAATTTTGCTGTTGATTTCCATATTAAACGAAAAGGAAAGTAAAATCCTAAATTGGTAGATATTTCACCCATTTCAAATGGGCTCCGTTCAAGTAACCCTGGGAAAAAAGTTAAAGAAAGCTTTGGGATATTTTGCCTTTTTAATGACAAGGTCATTAAAAATCATGCACGCTGCAAATAACCTCATGCAGTAGTTATGGTAAACCATCCAAGcacttttattcattaatattcataaatacacacagcaGCTTCATTAGAGAAGGTCTCTTGTTTCCTCTTCAGTTTTTGAATGTGGAGTATTTATAAGGAGAGCCTTTTGCAAGACACAGGAAGCAGAGGTCTGCCATAGATACCTACGCTCACCTGCTAAAGGAAAAAAATGAGTTATGTGGAATTGATTATCAActtatagatatatttatttatatatttatatgtcttattttctctctctctctcgttccgtTTATCGGTCTCTcggtttctctcactctctcacacgcctGTACTGATGTATTTGGACTTTTTTCCTCTTGCTCTCCTTTTATGGATTTATACAATGTAACAAAAGGTGACAGACCTGAAATTacaatcaccaaaaaaaaaaaaaaaaaaaaaaaaaaaagaacaaaattagAGAGAGCTGTGTTTTTTGCCCACCGTCATTGGCAGTTACAGCACAGAGGACATTGTCTGCGTTGTGGTGGGATATCATCAAAGAGGAGGTGGTGGAGGCTCCTTGCCTGTGGAGCTCTCCTTCAGGTTGAGGCTCTCCAGAGCCACATCTAAAGGCATGATGTCCACGCAGCCCATGGCGCCGAAGTCAGCAAAGTCTCGCCTTTCGTCCTCGTCGGAAGACGAGCTCTCTTCTCGCATTAGTGTGGACAGCAGCAGCTCCTGAACGAACAGGCTGCGGTCCGCGCGCTCGCTCTCCAGCAACTGCCGTTCTGCCTCGGACATTTTCGGCTCGTTCAACCTGGTGAAATTAGATAGACAAATTAGatagaaaaactattttaaatagtctatttaatttcacttttctGGAATACCGTTATTAATTGTTTGATTACATACAAATAACCAAAGACTGTGTCCAATTAATTCATACAATttaaacaattacaattttaatgATACAGTGCCCTATAATATGTTTCACCTTTTCAGAAATTCTATTTTGTGTTCTATGGTTATAACTACAttaccaaaaatttaaaaaatcaaatgaatgcatagaATGGTTTcattaatcttttaaaatgtaataaaatgaaaaacattttaatcaaaGAAAGTGCTGCACAATAGAGGTTTTCTGTCCAATTATGCTGTCAAcattaataaaagtttttgtgatattccttaaaatgatattttaaattgtacttttattcttgtttattattgttattttgagaAGCACATACACTGTACAAAATtaatatttctgtcataatttcaaatgaaaccaaacttttattttggcaggccAAAGAGCCACCAGCGTGAACCATCTTGTTAAAATAGTTCTATCAGGATTTACTAAAAGACTCGCAGTGAAAAAATTTACGCTGAATATCGTGGACACAAGTTATTTTTGTGACTCACCttactgaatatgcatttgtaggagtttccctttcagatgcaaaatttatgggaggagagtattaaaatgaatcatggAACGCGATTTACTAACATTTGCGCttgtcaaattactggtatttttCGCCATTAATTAACGCTGCAAAAATGCATGTCATAATTTGCGCTATTTAGAAAATCTGGCCTTTTTAAATcttaacattttatgttaaatttgactttttttttaccaaaaatatctaattattataataatttgtttgtttttatttttctgaaatatccaAGTATAAATTGTAATTCAGGAACTTAAACATGCTCATCATAGAGGGAGGTGTATtatctttaaattaattatatgggGGAAAAAGTTTAAGGTACTTTTATCAGGTCATTATAAGCGTAAGAGCTGCAACTATTATATTTACTTgtttggaaaagagcagcttggcaTTCTGCTAAATATCTCAAATGTGTTCTATGGGGGAAAATTACAGAAGTCAACagaactttaaagggttagttcatccaaaaattcaaattattccatgttttactcaccctcaaggcatcctaggtatatatgactttcttctttcagatgaatccaatcgcagttatattacaaaattgtccttgctcttccaaactttataatggcatgggcatgtgtttttgtttaaaagtccaaaagtagtcaaataaagtgcatccatccataatatAACATGCCTCCCagggctccagggggtgaatgtGGTCAATATGTTTTTGTacgaaaaatatccatatttaaagctCTATAAACACCTTTATTTCACTTCTCATAACTGCAatttatttgactacttttggactgttgaaccaAAACATCCACCCAtgcaattataaagcttggaagaccaaggacaatttttaattggGTGAAGTaaatttttttgggtgaagtaaaggctgatttatacttctgcgtcggacCTACGCCGTAGGCAATGCGTCAGTTTTCGTTTATACTTCTGTGTCGTTGTCCGCGTCGatgtgcagtacacatgcaaaccacTAGTCTGCAGTGTACACGGGCATGTTGATGGTGTAACCTCCAGTACCGTGACAAAAGCCGTAATCTTTccatctccacaaggacttgtaccacAGCAGATCAACATTGTTTGTCGCAGACTACTACTGATGTATAATGCTATGTAGTATAATATATGATAAGACAATTGTTCTgtccttttgttttattttatataagaaggtgtaaattttattaaagtgcacataaacacacacaaaactcaagtacaCACGGAGGGGGGGATTCTAGCGGCGTAGGGGAGTGCGTCAACGCATAGGCTACGGCGTAGGTccgatgcagaagtataaatcagccttaaccCTTTAATAATACATAAACAACCTTAAGTGTATAGTTAAGTCTGAGCCATACCGTGAGAGAAGAAACTGGGAGCTGTGGGAGGCCAGCGGGTTGCTCTCAGTCATGGCtgtgtttgtggcggtgctgggTGGCGGGATGCTGGCGCTGATGTTGCTAGGGTTGCTGCGTTGGCGTGTAGCGTTACGTGCCGTCTCCAGTTGTTGGCGTGCTGCCTGTGCCTGCTGGCGCTCCAGCTGAAGCTGCATTTGCAGCTGCTGCAGCTGTGAGGCCGAGGGGCCAGAAGAGTTGAGCTGTCCTCCCGCGGAGCGCCGCACACCTGACAGCTGAGAGAGCAACTCTGGTGATGTAGACACAATGAGAAAGATGGCAAAaaaagagtgtgtgagaagacATTCAAAACAGCACTTGCATCAACAAAATTAAAGTCCATAAGCCAATTAAGTTAAGGCCTGTATTACACACCTGCTATGGGGTCCATGGCTTCCCTATTGCTTGGAGAGTAGGAGGAGCTTTGTGAAGAGGAGAGCCCACCAGTGGAGCTGCTGGTAAAGTGCATGTTAGTCCGGCGTGCCCGCGGACCGCCCAGTCCCCGCCCAGGGTGGAACATCCGACGAACGTGCCGTACGCCGCTGCTCTCATCGTGCACACACTGGTTAAGGAGTAACTGGTTGAGAATGTCACAACACAAGCATCACCTCTCATCCTGAATCATCCAACATAATTTAAGGTTTGAGTCTTTTAAGGTGTTGTGATTTTAACTTTTTTGCTCCACACTTTTCCATCACTAAATCACTTTCACTGTTAAaaagagagttcacccaaaaatgaaacttctgtcattaattactcaccctcatgtcactcaCTCATGTCAATCCCGGGAGACCTTTGTTTATTCTCAGATTAAGATTTTTGATGCATCCCTGGAGCTCTCTGACCCTTCCTTAGACAGCCAGGATCCTTACATGATCAAGGTTTAGAAACGTAGCAATGACATAGttcaaataatccatgtgacaccagtggttcaacagtaattttatgaagctacaagaatactttttgtgtgcaaagaaaaaaaacctatagCGCCATTTTGGACAGTATCCAATGAACGTAAACAACATATGCAACGTATGCATGCGGAAACATTGTTTACTATCAGATCAAAGTGTAAACAATGTAAAactatggttgaaccactgatgtcacatggattactttaacaatgtccttgctatgtttctgagccttgatcttGTTAGGATTCTTGCTTTCTACGGGtaggtcagagagctctcggaattcatcaaaaatatcttcatttgtgtttgaagatgaatgaaggtcttacaagtttggaatgacatgagggtaattaatgacagaatttttatttttggttgaactatccctttaagtaaagtTTAAAACTGTTAATAAAACAATTCATGGGCaggaatacaaaaatgaaaagttcaatttgtagttttaataaaaacCCTGGAGCAGTCAAAAATCAGCCAGATGATGCAAAGTGATGCATTTTGTGTCATCAGGTGAACTTTTACTAAGAAATAATATGGGTATCTTAGTGAAAGTAACACAGAGGAGTAAACATTGTACTACCAACATTACAATGTAAAGCAGGTTGTAAATATAATATagcaaattattatattaatttataataaactaAATTTCATTTAGTCATTTACTTACACTAATGTCAATTCAAAGTGGTCTTTCctttcatggaacacaaaaggagacattcTACTAGGGGACTataccaaagactatagaatacccaagacgtgtCACTTGTATAGTTTTGAATGCAGAAAAATGCAACGATCAATATGTTCGCTCAATTGCAGGAAACCCCGCCTTCTGAGCAAAAGAGCCAATTGCTAATTGGTAAAATCAACGCGTCACAGCAGCTGCTGTTAGAAGTTCTGGTAGCAATAGAAACAGTCCCAGTCCTGTTCTGAGATGTGCGTTCAGGACTGTGCATGCTGATCTagcctttaaaaaaaagctttttataactctatttgagcaaaagaaacaacGTTTATGACCCAGTTGTTGTCAGCTTcactggtgatttcaaatataaaatttaatcgtaagcttagtgaacagttttggagaatttgatgtttccccattcaaagtgATAGGAGTTGTACTTAAATGACCGAGAGgtatttcaaagatggccgccgagtaACATGACTTGCCTTGAAGAAACTTTGACTATACTGGCCACAATTGTTTATAGATTTATGATGAGCTGTGACTGAATTGTTCAAGATCAAATATGACAAAAAGACACCACTGAAGTAatataaggcctaaaaaaaaaatttgtttggttccggtttccgaccgaccctgtcaatttatgtgcgacccaaatttattttatgagactggggaagaacggtctttcacacatcgttaattaaattacagtttcctttaaatgctgttttacacttaagtaatccgttaaaaaccattaagtattgcatcaaaacccttta harbors:
- the LOC132140819 gene encoding E3 ubiquitin-protein ligase KCMF1-like, giving the protein MSRHEGVSCDACLKGNFRGRRYKCLICYDYDLCASCYESGATTTRHTTEHPMQCILTRVDFDLYYGGEAFSVEQPQSFTCPYCAKMGYTETSLQEHVTSEHAETSTEVICPICAALPGGDPNHVTDDFAAHLTLEHRAPRDLDESSGVRHVRRMFHPGRGLGGPRARRTNMHFTSSSTGGLSSSQSSSYSPSNREAMDPIAELLSQLSGVRRSAGGQLNSSGPSASQLQQLQMQLQLERQQAQAARQQLETARNATRQRSNPSNISASIPPPSTATNTAMTESNPLASHSSQFLLSRLNEPKMSEAERQLLESERADRSLFVQELLLSTLMREESSSSDEDERRDFADFGAMGCVDIMPLDVALESLNLKESSTGKEPPPPPL